From a single Miscanthus floridulus cultivar M001 chromosome 8, ASM1932011v1, whole genome shotgun sequence genomic region:
- the LOC136475837 gene encoding cinnamoyl-CoA reductase 1-like translates to MAVVVCVTGAGGFIGSWIVKMLLARGYAVRGTSRRADDPKNAHLWALDGAAERLTMLQVDLLDRASLRAAFHGCDGVIHTASPMHDNPEEIIEPIIDGTRNVVEAAADAGVRRLVLSSTIGTMYMDPRRDPDAPLDDSSWSDLEYCKSTQNWYCYAKTIAEQGAWEAARARGLDLAVVIPVVVLGELLQPSMNTSTLHILKYLTGQTKEYVNESHAYVHVKDAAEAHVRVLEEPGAGGRRYVCAERTLHRGELCRILAGLFPEYPIPTRCKDLVNPPKKGYKFTNQPLKDLGIKFTPVNEYLYEAVKSLQEKGFLQKTSNTKVPERRSSLPEQSQPPLLISRL, encoded by the exons ATGGCCGTCGTCGTGTGCGTCACCGGCGCCGGTGGCTTCATCGGGTCGTGGATCGTCAAGATGCTCCTCGCCCGCGGGTACGCCGTCCGCGGCACCTCCCGCCGCGCAG ATGACCCCAAGAACGCGCACCTGTGGGCGCTCGACGGCGCGGCGGAGCGCCTCACCATGCTGCAGGTGGACCTGCTCGACCGGGCCAGCCTCCGCGCTGCCTTCCACGGCTGCGACGGCGTCATCCACACCGCCTCGCCGATGCACGACAATCCC GAGGAGATCATCGAGCCGATCATTGACGGCACGCGGAACGTCGTCGAGGCCGCGGCCGACGCCGGCGTGCGGCGCCTGGTGCTGTCCTCCACCATCGGCACCATGTACATGGACCCGCGCCGCGACCCGGACGCGCCTCTCGACGACTCCAGCTGGAGCGACCTCGAGTACTGCAAGAGCACCCAG AACTGGTACTGCTACGCGAAGACGATCGCGGAGCAGGGCGCGTGggaggcggcgcgggcgcgggggctGGACCTGGCGGTGGTCATCCCGGTGGTGGTGCTCGGCGAGCTGCTGCAGCCCAGCATGAACACCAGCACCCTGCACATACTCAAGTACCTCACCGGGCAGACCAAGGAGTACGTCAACGAATCGCATGCCTACGTGCACGTCAAGGACGCCGCCGAGGCGCACGTCAGGGTGCTCGAGGAGCCCGGCGCCGGCGGGCGGCGGTACGTCTGCGCCGAGCGAACTCTGCACCGCGGCGAGCTCTGCCGCATCCTCGCCGGACTCTTCCCGGAGTACCCTATTCCGACAAG GTGCAAGGATCTGGTGAATCCACCAAAGAAGGGCTACAAGTTTACAAACCAGCCTCTGAAGGACCTAGGAATCAAGTTCACGCCAGTGAATGAATACCTGTATGAAGCAGTGAAATCCCTGCAAGAAAAGGGATTCCTCCAGAAGACCTCTAACACCAAG GTGCCTGAACGACGCAGCTCCCTGCCTGAACAATCACAACCACCCTTATTGATTTCAAGACTTTGA
- the LOC136468629 gene encoding uncharacterized protein — MKVLMDGGSGLNILYADTLDHMGISRKDLFPGRAPFFKIIPRAQATPLRSIWLPIMFGDPANFWKEYLDFEVVDFASPYHGLLRRPCYGMFIAIPYYGCLKLKILGP, encoded by the coding sequence atgaaggtgctgatggatggtgggagcggcctcaacattctctacgccGACACACTCGACCATATGGGGATCTCGAGGAAGGACCTCTTCCCTGGCAGGGCACCCTTCTTCAAGATCATCCCCAGAGCCCAAGCCACTCCTCTTAGAAGCATCTGGCTCCCTATCATGTTTGGGGATCCCGCTAACTTTTGGAAGGAGTACCTTGACTTTGAGGTGGTGGATTTTGCTAGTCCTTACCATGGTCTATTGAGGCGGCCATGTTACGGGATGTTCATAGCCATCCCGTACTATGGGTGCCTGAAGCTCAAGATTCTCGGCCCGTAG